A genomic segment from Gracilinanus agilis isolate LMUSP501 chromosome 1, AgileGrace, whole genome shotgun sequence encodes:
- the ARRDC3 gene encoding arrestin domain-containing protein 3 isoform X1 — MVLGKVKSLTISFDCLNDSNVPVYSSGDTVSGRVNLEVTGEIRVKSLKIHARGHAKVRWTESRNAGSNTAYTQNYTEEVEYFNHKDILIGHERDDDNSEEGLNTIHSGRHEYAFSFELPQTPLATSFEGRHGSVRYWVKAELHRPWLLPVKLKKEFTVFEHIDINTPSLLSPQAGTKEKTLCCWFCTSGPISLSAKIERKGYTPGESIQIFAEIENCSSRMVVPKAAIYQTQAFYAKGKMKEVKQLVANLRGESLSSGKTETWNGRLLKIPPVSPSILDCSIIRVEYSLMVYVDIPGAMDLFLNLPLVIGTIPLHPFGSRTSSVSSQCSINMNWLGLSLPERPEAPPSYAEVVTEEQRQSHLTPMSAYDDFERALQGPLFAYIQEFRFLPPPLYSEIDPNPDQQTDDRPSCPSR, encoded by the exons ATGGTGCTGGGGAAGGTTAAGAGTTTGACAATAAGCTTTGACTGTCTTAATGACAGCAATGTCCCCGTATATTCTAGTGGGGATACAGTCTCAGGAAGAGTGAATTTAGAAGTTACTGGGGAAATCAGAGTAAAATCTCTCAAAATTCATGCAAGAGGACATGCGAAAGTACGCTGGACTGAATCTAGAAATGCTGGATCCAACACTGCCTATACACAGAATTACACTGAAGAAGTAGAATATTTCAACCATAAAGACATCTTAATTGGGCATGAAAGAG atgatgacaattcagaggaaggCCTCAACACTATTCATTCAGGAAGGCATGAATATGCATTCAGCTTTGAGCTTCCACAGAC ACCACTTGCTACCTCATTCGAAGGCCGACATGGTAGTGTGCGCTATTGGGTGAAAGCCGAATTGCACAGGCCTTGGCTTCTACCAGtaaaattaaagaaggaattTACAGTCTTTGAGCATATAGATATCAACACTCCTTCATTACTG TCACCCCAGGCAGGCACAAAAGAAAAGACTCTGTGTTGCTGGTTCTGTACCTCAGGCCCAATATCCTTAAGTGCCAAAATTGAAAGGAAGGGCTACACCCCAG GTGAATCAATTCAGATATTTGCTGAGATTGAGAACTGCTCTTCCCGAATGGTGGTGCCAAAGGCAGCCATTTACCAAACACAGGCCTTCTATGCCAAAGGGAAAATGAAGGAAGTAAAACAACTTGTGGCCAATTTACGAGGGGAATCTTTGTCATCTGGAAAGACAGAGACTTGGAATGGAAGACTTCTGAAAATTCCACCAGTTTCACCTTCTATTTTGGACTGTAGTATAATCCGTGTGGAATATTCACTAATG GTCTATGTGGATATTCCTGGAGCCATGGACTTATTTCTTAATTTGCCACTCGTCATCGGTACTATTCCCCTACATCCATTTGGTAGCAGGACGTCCAGTGTCAGCAGCCAGTGTAGCATCAATATGAACTGGCTTGGTCTATCCCTGCCTGAAAGACCTGAAG CACCACCCAGCTATGCGGAAGTTGTCACTGAGGAACAGAGACAGAGCCATCTCACGCCCATGAGTGCCTATGACGATTTTGAACGGGCTCTCCAAGGACCACTGTTTGCATACATTCAAGAATTTCGGTTTCTGCCGCCTCCTCTTTATTCAGAG aTTGATCCCAATCCTGATCAGCAAACAGACGACAGACCATCTTGCCCCTCTCGTTGA
- the ARRDC3 gene encoding arrestin domain-containing protein 3 isoform X2, with protein MVLGKVKSLTISFDCLNDSNVPVYSSGDTVSGRVNLEVTGEIRVKSLKIHARGHAKVRWTESRNAGSNTAYTQNYTEEVEYFNHKDILIGHERGLNTIHSGRHEYAFSFELPQTPLATSFEGRHGSVRYWVKAELHRPWLLPVKLKKEFTVFEHIDINTPSLLSPQAGTKEKTLCCWFCTSGPISLSAKIERKGYTPGESIQIFAEIENCSSRMVVPKAAIYQTQAFYAKGKMKEVKQLVANLRGESLSSGKTETWNGRLLKIPPVSPSILDCSIIRVEYSLMVYVDIPGAMDLFLNLPLVIGTIPLHPFGSRTSSVSSQCSINMNWLGLSLPERPEAPPSYAEVVTEEQRQSHLTPMSAYDDFERALQGPLFAYIQEFRFLPPPLYSEIDPNPDQQTDDRPSCPSR; from the exons ATGGTGCTGGGGAAGGTTAAGAGTTTGACAATAAGCTTTGACTGTCTTAATGACAGCAATGTCCCCGTATATTCTAGTGGGGATACAGTCTCAGGAAGAGTGAATTTAGAAGTTACTGGGGAAATCAGAGTAAAATCTCTCAAAATTCATGCAAGAGGACATGCGAAAGTACGCTGGACTGAATCTAGAAATGCTGGATCCAACACTGCCTATACACAGAATTACACTGAAGAAGTAGAATATTTCAACCATAAAGACATCTTAATTGGGCATGAAAGAG gCCTCAACACTATTCATTCAGGAAGGCATGAATATGCATTCAGCTTTGAGCTTCCACAGAC ACCACTTGCTACCTCATTCGAAGGCCGACATGGTAGTGTGCGCTATTGGGTGAAAGCCGAATTGCACAGGCCTTGGCTTCTACCAGtaaaattaaagaaggaattTACAGTCTTTGAGCATATAGATATCAACACTCCTTCATTACTG TCACCCCAGGCAGGCACAAAAGAAAAGACTCTGTGTTGCTGGTTCTGTACCTCAGGCCCAATATCCTTAAGTGCCAAAATTGAAAGGAAGGGCTACACCCCAG GTGAATCAATTCAGATATTTGCTGAGATTGAGAACTGCTCTTCCCGAATGGTGGTGCCAAAGGCAGCCATTTACCAAACACAGGCCTTCTATGCCAAAGGGAAAATGAAGGAAGTAAAACAACTTGTGGCCAATTTACGAGGGGAATCTTTGTCATCTGGAAAGACAGAGACTTGGAATGGAAGACTTCTGAAAATTCCACCAGTTTCACCTTCTATTTTGGACTGTAGTATAATCCGTGTGGAATATTCACTAATG GTCTATGTGGATATTCCTGGAGCCATGGACTTATTTCTTAATTTGCCACTCGTCATCGGTACTATTCCCCTACATCCATTTGGTAGCAGGACGTCCAGTGTCAGCAGCCAGTGTAGCATCAATATGAACTGGCTTGGTCTATCCCTGCCTGAAAGACCTGAAG CACCACCCAGCTATGCGGAAGTTGTCACTGAGGAACAGAGACAGAGCCATCTCACGCCCATGAGTGCCTATGACGATTTTGAACGGGCTCTCCAAGGACCACTGTTTGCATACATTCAAGAATTTCGGTTTCTGCCGCCTCCTCTTTATTCAGAG aTTGATCCCAATCCTGATCAGCAAACAGACGACAGACCATCTTGCCCCTCTCGTTGA
- the ARRDC3 gene encoding arrestin domain-containing protein 3 isoform X3 gives MVVPKAAIYQTQAFYAKGKMKEVKQLVANLRGESLSSGKTETWNGRLLKIPPVSPSILDCSIIRVEYSLMVYVDIPGAMDLFLNLPLVIGTIPLHPFGSRTSSVSSQCSINMNWLGLSLPERPEAPPSYAEVVTEEQRQSHLTPMSAYDDFERALQGPLFAYIQEFRFLPPPLYSEIDPNPDQQTDDRPSCPSR, from the exons ATGGTGGTGCCAAAGGCAGCCATTTACCAAACACAGGCCTTCTATGCCAAAGGGAAAATGAAGGAAGTAAAACAACTTGTGGCCAATTTACGAGGGGAATCTTTGTCATCTGGAAAGACAGAGACTTGGAATGGAAGACTTCTGAAAATTCCACCAGTTTCACCTTCTATTTTGGACTGTAGTATAATCCGTGTGGAATATTCACTAATG GTCTATGTGGATATTCCTGGAGCCATGGACTTATTTCTTAATTTGCCACTCGTCATCGGTACTATTCCCCTACATCCATTTGGTAGCAGGACGTCCAGTGTCAGCAGCCAGTGTAGCATCAATATGAACTGGCTTGGTCTATCCCTGCCTGAAAGACCTGAAG CACCACCCAGCTATGCGGAAGTTGTCACTGAGGAACAGAGACAGAGCCATCTCACGCCCATGAGTGCCTATGACGATTTTGAACGGGCTCTCCAAGGACCACTGTTTGCATACATTCAAGAATTTCGGTTTCTGCCGCCTCCTCTTTATTCAGAG aTTGATCCCAATCCTGATCAGCAAACAGACGACAGACCATCTTGCCCCTCTCGTTGA